The genomic stretch GTTGATAGAACGATGACTTAATCATAATTTATTGACTGATGATTATTACTGATGGATTTCTGGATAATTCtgaatgaatattattttcatggTTGTTGATTTAAGTTCATGCATGGCCTttcaagataaaacaaaattaggATAAATAATCGTATCGTGATCGAAATATAAACTTGTAAATGGATTCCACCCTTTCACTGACAGCAGGGACCACGACTAATGCATCTGTACATTTGTAAGCCAGTCAGCTCTATTGTTAAGTCCACAAATTCTGTTCTCAGTGGGAAATTCCAAGTTATTGTTGGCactgatcaaaaaaaaaaaatatgtatcgACAACGCCACTTCACTCGCAATTCTCTAAGACCCGAGTAACTCGGCCAGCATACAACACTCACCATCTTTTTGCCCGGCTTGGTCTTGCGGGCAAAGTAATCATCTGCCAACTGCAAATAGTCCTCCATCGTGGTTCCCGCGGCCTCGCGCTTGTGCATGCCATGGGACAGGCCATCCAGCTTGTCTACAAGGAACATAGCAGATAATTCAGCGACATTTGTTGGCTCTTTGCTAATCGCTAATCTCAATAAGTGCGTGAACATCGCACTCGCAtaatactcaaaaaaaaaaaaaaaaaaaaaaagcacacaaaaaaccTTGATATGTTTACGCCTATATTGTGTAATAAATGGCATTCTGTGCGACTCATTAGTTAATGTGATCGTCTCCTAAAGTTAACCAAGAGCACAAGCGCCCGCGCAGTAAgacaggagggagagagaggagggagaaaatGACCTAAACTACTTTTCTAGTCACTGcatagcttaattttttttttaattgcttatgTGATCACAGCCACAGTAAGgtcacacacgcatgcgcgcaagAATAGCAGAAAAGAAATGCCACAAATACAATATGGAACAACTAACCTAGCTTGACTTCCGATGTGTCGAGCTCCCACTTGGACTTCTTGTACACCTGTGAGACAAAGCAGCTTTGCATAGTGAGCACAAGACAGAGAGTCCGCCGCCAACCACAAGCTGTGGCGTGGCCCTCATATACAATGTCATCTAGGATATATGGGGTGGGGGAGCGTGGGGATGGGTCTCATAACCCGTAACATGTCATCTACAGTATATACTAACACCAAGTTGTGAGCGCGGCCTTCATACACCATAATGTGATCTACAGTACGTTTCCATCCAAGCTACGGGCACCGACTCGACCAACACAGTCTACCAGTCTCTTCATACCATCCCACACTGAATGCAAACGGGACCAAATAAGTGGTCGTGGctttccactttttaaaaagaaatgtaaataatatttggAATTATTCTGAGTTATGAGTGTGTTGGGGATGGGGTTGTAAACTGCCAACCTATACTTACAAAgctatttttgtgttgttttttggttgttttacaTGCAATATTCTGTCACATTGATTCGAAATAATGATGGAAATACAACACATAAACTAATGTTTATATATGCAAAGTTATGGAGAATGTGAAGTCTGGGACACAGCTTGCACCACTCTTGCTACAATCCGCAGCAGTGATGTGCTCCTTGCAGGACTCCCATCACCAATACCCGAGAAGCGTTCTTCTCTAACATACCCAATACACCAAGTCAGGTGCTCTACACCTTTCTTGCCGGTCTTCAAAAACGGCCCCATATGTTATGTCACAGAAGGAGCCTAATTCCTCTTTCTATAGCACCTTGATGCTACTATTTATGTGACCTTGTGTGGAAACGCCTGTACTCGAACATATTCCTGTTTCATTGCATAAGGGTATTAGTGACAGTGTGTGCGTTTATTTGAGAAAGCgagagtgaaagtgtgtgtgtgagagagagagaggggggtgtgtgtggggtgggggaagatgaaaaaaaaatcctgttttaaaaacttgatgCCCAAATCATATTAAGGTGAAACTTGTGTAAGTTGCAATGACATTTTTACAGCTCCGTGTAATTAGTATTCAAATCGTGTGATTGTGCCTGTGGGTATATAACGAAAGAATTCAGATGTAATTGCTTGGAGAGGTAATGTTACAATAGGGGACAACATattaacaaaagtttttttttcccggtGCTATGACCAATGTGCTCCTTAATTTTGTTACCATACACTGacttgataataaaatatgacacCAGCACTGTCCAGAGCTTGTCATTTACCGCCAACCAGTATATTTTACACTGGGCTATATTTTATAACTAGCCACATACATCTCTACAACATTCGCTGGTAACAAATGTATTAAAGAACTGAGATGGGTGACAAGTATCAGGTGACAATGTCACATTATTTACCACAAGTACTGCTGAGTGAGAAGCATAGACGGTTCAGCTTTCAGTGTCAGCTCTGATAGGGAATAATGTAAGTATTGTTAGAAATGATGATTACAGATACTGTAATAAACTGCAATTTGTAAGTTCACAAAAATCTTGTGTTGTAAACTGACATCAGAATGAACTGTGTAACTGTAAATACCATGATATTGATGATGCAATCTTTATCCAAAATTTATGGAACATTTAAGGCAATACTTTAACCTATAAATATAATTAGATGGTAAATGTCGAACTCTCAACCATGGGATGAAAAGCAACCTTCCTTGTGGCTGATTTAATTTGCCTCTCATTTTAGACTGCCTCATACATGAATGCGAAAATCAACTCATCTTAAATAAACCAGTTCTATTTTCAATGTTCCAAgctgtgtatatgtgcatgatGTGAAGCAGAATCTTACTGTAACGAATTTGTAATGATTTTAAAGTAATATGCATAATGTCATGATTAATCTATGTGTCTACTTATGTACTGTATTGCATAACATTGAATGAATAACTTGTGTAAAAAGTAAACCAACAGAAGTGGAAACTCAAGTGTTATGTAATCTATTCAAAGTATTATCTTGCTTTTCTAAAACTATCTTAGTACTTAATAAACAAAGGTGCTTTGAACcagctttttatttgttacccattatttttgtgttcagaTCCAGCATTTTATAACCAGCCAAGTATTCAAGTCATGAAAGTGTTGTAAACA from Pomacea canaliculata isolate SZHN2017 linkage group LG8, ASM307304v1, whole genome shotgun sequence encodes the following:
- the LOC112571123 gene encoding YLP motif-containing protein 1-like, coding for MQSCFVSQVYKKSKWELDTSEVKLDKLDGLSHGMHKREAAGTTMEDYLQLADDYFARKTKPGKKMVRWADLEERKEQSRRRELGFVVGQTQRDWDRITDDSFADKALNQTKYI